From Halichoerus grypus chromosome 6, mHalGry1.hap1.1, whole genome shotgun sequence, one genomic window encodes:
- the CBX5 gene encoding chromobox protein homolog 5 isoform X1: MGKKTKRTADSSSSEDEEEYVVEKVLDRRVVKGQVEYLLKWKGFSEEHNTWEPEKNLDCPELISEFMKKYKKMKEGENNKPREKSESNKRKSNFSNNADDIKSKKKREQSNDIARGFERGLEPEKIIGATDSCGDLMFLMKWKDTDEADLVLAKEANVKCPQIVIAFYEERLTWHAYPEDAENKEKETAKS; encoded by the exons ATGGGAAAGAAAACCAAGCGGACAGCTGACAGTTCTTCTtcagaggatgaggaggagtATGTCGTCGAGAAGGTGCTAGACAGGCGTGTAGTTAAGGGGCAAGTGGAATATCTACTGAAGTGGAAAGGCTTTTCTGA GGAGCACAATACTTGGGAACCCGAGAAAAATTTGGATTGCCCTGAACTAATTTCTGAGTTTATGAAAAAGTATAAGAAGATGAAGGAGGGTGAAAATAACAAACCCAGGGAGAAGTCAGAAAGTAACAAGAGGAAATCCAATTTCTCGAACAATGCTGATgatatcaaatccaaaaaaaagagagag CAGAGCAATGATATCGCTCGGGGCTTTGAGAGAGGactggaaccagaaaagatcatTGGGGCGACAGATTCCTGTGGCGATTTAATGTTCCTAATGAAATG gaaAGACACAGATGAAGCAGACCTGGTTCTTGCAAAAGAAGCTAATGTAAAATGTCCACAGATTGTGATAGCATTTTATGAAGAGAGACTGACGTGGCACGCATATCCTGAAGATgcggaaaacaaagagaaagaaacagcaaagagCTAA
- the CBX5 gene encoding chromobox protein homolog 5 isoform X2 codes for MGKKTKRTADSSSSEDEEEYVVEKVLDRRVVKGQVEYLLKWKGFSEEHNTWEPEKNLDCPELISEFMKKYKKMKEGENNKPREKSESNKRKSNFSNNADDIKSKKKRESNDIARGFERGLEPEKIIGATDSCGDLMFLMKWKDTDEADLVLAKEANVKCPQIVIAFYEERLTWHAYPEDAENKEKETAKS; via the exons ATGGGAAAGAAAACCAAGCGGACAGCTGACAGTTCTTCTtcagaggatgaggaggagtATGTCGTCGAGAAGGTGCTAGACAGGCGTGTAGTTAAGGGGCAAGTGGAATATCTACTGAAGTGGAAAGGCTTTTCTGA GGAGCACAATACTTGGGAACCCGAGAAAAATTTGGATTGCCCTGAACTAATTTCTGAGTTTATGAAAAAGTATAAGAAGATGAAGGAGGGTGAAAATAACAAACCCAGGGAGAAGTCAGAAAGTAACAAGAGGAAATCCAATTTCTCGAACAATGCTGATgatatcaaatccaaaaaaaagagagag AGCAATGATATCGCTCGGGGCTTTGAGAGAGGactggaaccagaaaagatcatTGGGGCGACAGATTCCTGTGGCGATTTAATGTTCCTAATGAAATG gaaAGACACAGATGAAGCAGACCTGGTTCTTGCAAAAGAAGCTAATGTAAAATGTCCACAGATTGTGATAGCATTTTATGAAGAGAGACTGACGTGGCACGCATATCCTGAAGATgcggaaaacaaagagaaagaaacagcaaagagCTAA